The Paenibacillus sp. G2S3 region ACTACGTATTGTAAAAGATGCTATGGAAGCGGAAGAAATTGTGCAAGAGCTATTCGTGCGGATTTGGAATGCAGCCAGTCGAATCGAAATAGAGAGCAATAAAGGAAAAATAAGTACCTGGATGTTTGCAATTACTCGCAACTTGGCAATTGACCGGCTTCGCAAGCAAGGGAGGCAACCGGAAGATCCCGTGGAAGACGTTGTATGGGAGCGGCTCCGGAGTGATGAGGAGTCAACCGAACTCACAGTTGAACATAATCTGCTAGGACAGCAGCTGAAGAAAGAAATAGAGGGTTTACAATCGGACCAAAAACAAGTGCTGGAATGGATTTATTACATGGGATACACACAGCAGGAGGTTGCGGATCAGCATAAAATTCCGTTGGGAACCGTAAAGAGCAGGGTAAGATTAGCGCTTAAAGCGTTGCGAGGTCGATTCGATATGTGGAAGGAGGAGATGCAGTATGAGCGCAGATCGTAAGGAGATGTGTGAGGATTTGAGCATGTATGTGCTAGGAGGATTGGACAAAAAGGAACGCGAAGCCTTTGAAGAGCATTTGAAGCTTTGTCCTGATTGCCAACAGGAAGCTGCTGAAATGACGGAACTTGTGAATTATTTTCCTCTTACCACAGAAGAGGTTGAGCCTCCTAAGGGAATGAAATCCCGCATCCTTACTCATGTCCTCCAATCTTCTATAGAGCCGAAACAGGAAGGAAATGAAACAGAAGTCTCTGACCTTACGGTAAATCATGAGCCTGAGAGAAGCGTTCGTCAACGTAAAGGGAGAATATACACTATATTAAGCGTGGCTTCTATCGTTCTTTTAATCACAACAAGTGTACTGGCTGTAAGGTTAAATGTGCTAAATGAGGATAAAAGCAATCTGCTTGCTGAGGTAGAGAAGCTGCGAGGTCAACTTGCGTTAAGTAATGAACCTGCGACCGGTCTTCAAGTCCATAATGTGGTGTCATTAAAACCAACGGTAAAGGATTTGGTTGCCCAAGGGACAGCGATGATCGTTATCGATAGCAAAGGAACGCATCTGATTGTGCAGGCGGAGAAGCTGCCTGAGCTGAAGGATGATGAAGCTTTTCAGGTATGGCTGCTCAAAGGTGGCAAACCGGTTAATGCGGGCACATTTCTCACTCGGGATGGAACAGGAGCACTTTATTATACGTTCTCACCTGATGATTATGATACCATTGCGATCACGCAAGAGCCTGACGCGAACGGTAAGGAACCTCGTGGAAACATAGTGCTAGCTGCGGAAATTTAAAGGTAAAATGTAAGAAAATGATTCACAACGAATGTCCTGAGATCTCTATCCGGGGCATTCGTTTTTTTATTTTTTAAATATTTTTCTGAAATAGTGATCCAGATCCTACTGACCAGCGTGTAACTGTATGAAAGCAATAAT contains the following coding sequences:
- a CDS encoding sigma-70 family RNA polymerase sigma factor; translation: MLEPLSDEILLQKIAIRDTDALEQLYDRYERSIYSFALRIVKDAMEAEEIVQELFVRIWNAASRIEIESNKGKISTWMFAITRNLAIDRLRKQGRQPEDPVEDVVWERLRSDEESTELTVEHNLLGQQLKKEIEGLQSDQKQVLEWIYYMGYTQQEVADQHKIPLGTVKSRVRLALKALRGRFDMWKEEMQYERRS
- a CDS encoding anti-sigma factor, which translates into the protein MSADRKEMCEDLSMYVLGGLDKKEREAFEEHLKLCPDCQQEAAEMTELVNYFPLTTEEVEPPKGMKSRILTHVLQSSIEPKQEGNETEVSDLTVNHEPERSVRQRKGRIYTILSVASIVLLITTSVLAVRLNVLNEDKSNLLAEVEKLRGQLALSNEPATGLQVHNVVSLKPTVKDLVAQGTAMIVIDSKGTHLIVQAEKLPELKDDEAFQVWLLKGGKPVNAGTFLTRDGTGALYYTFSPDDYDTIAITQEPDANGKEPRGNIVLAAEI